From one Sorangium aterium genomic stretch:
- a CDS encoding carboxypeptidase-like regulatory domain-containing protein, with amino-acid sequence MAHVDGLAESAPWVSLNGIPGAKRVFQFPSPGEYLIRASAFFNGMASGQTVRIDVRECAEAATHARLSVDVSPYSPYLTNFRVLNAADFPGPSRRFLWDFGDGTTEETNVPYIEHSYLSSLDATTETLSFDAVLKIRRDGHEDIVTPKTVTMSNFYAETRVRGFVRPPVVANERMVRDGRALRGSFTISNLEPTPLTLRTRRLQRHFCDPDLDPVTIGEDPSAWRIGTFSTGEALTVASNGTTSQELVLDNTQFGSNVCAVTLLFEGSTGSGVAARVAVHFETPEPGLFTAQVNNPGLRNVLNYVASSGLVSDRDHLNERDLERLWQQDYIGEPPGIGDIDAGALQAGGTLGARCDPEQAPPEAGISCQATEDWTVTPPLIRNALKGDIFIVAGCGPIGQLFRVLLPRQTYTHEGIMTRNYYALSHTTVEPGRIIDSVGHGLRKNMDENILRYGWPGAVHASVNAAFNGRPEIDPDGKVWKVSGFRASGTQCQGDAALNPPIVIRPPPGADSSIRSQLHAAADFAAGVQSHYRFFAYTQANIAFGPDGNFDGGNYVGPTDGEIAQVSTSFIWHALKSVGVNLEGTNQLEDADVRRGAAAPPTDGGIVDGLYLYSESDRREGAMQIYSSTYNSVKAAQGGFGVFNVFTDQADDIASQFTNCFGSDQCGEDGAQSRDYESPGAGVAVSPDDFRFWDGPDTGGVFGDEELLIYRSADYRRIYRWAPSGGTGSVSGTVKFADGTPVQGATITVAGKDDGSSALGEFDIRAVPAGIFEVRAEKSVLRADHSQPCPPDGSDLCDHLIDVERITVAADADTSVEFVLEVERAIPPPTLKLHSRRVEFSGTAHLVDHEAVRANEVGDFALLGACEVSPLQRSATTAIPGTRMCVGGELVVEIIAHCDIRDDNETVDVTIETVMREGRNCGTNDVADRKAVGPIAACAAPAGCGGTVSIHLYNGERFGGDTADIQLAFRNVSGAQEITLPNVRPENMRRVTLSGDIEIEDDDVFDLESDRFVLGEECLVDPYHREDTVSWSRCVAGEVRLEIDIDCELMYDNVGVNADVHARLYEGVSCGSDDEDGNQNRSFVVAPCDGSCVPVTSDFKVENTDERGDWARVVLRMVNERR; translated from the coding sequence ATGGCCCACGTCGATGGGCTCGCAGAGAGCGCGCCGTGGGTCTCGCTCAACGGCATTCCCGGCGCCAAACGCGTGTTTCAGTTCCCTTCTCCAGGCGAGTACCTCATTCGCGCCAGCGCATTTTTCAACGGCATGGCTTCCGGACAGACCGTCCGAATCGATGTGCGCGAGTGCGCGGAAGCTGCCACACACGCTCGGCTTTCAGTGGACGTGAGCCCATATTCGCCGTATCTGACAAATTTTCGTGTTCTGAACGCGGCGGACTTTCCCGGCCCGAGCCGGCGCTTTCTCTGGGACTTTGGCGACGGCACAACCGAAGAGACTAACGTGCCGTACATCGAGCATTCCTACCTGAGCTCGCTGGATGCAACGACCGAAACCCTTTCATTCGACGCCGTGCTCAAGATTAGACGTGATGGTCATGAAGACATCGTAACCCCAAAGACAGTAACTATGTCGAACTTCTACGCCGAAACCCGTGTGCGCGGGTTTGTCCGGCCGCCGGTCGTCGCAAACGAACGCATGGTGAGAGATGGCCGAGCGCTACGGGGTTCGTTCACGATCTCCAATCTTGAGCCCACGCCACTCACGCTTCGAACTAGACGGCTTCAGCGACACTTCTGTGATCCTGATCTGGATCCTGTCACTATCGGAGAGGATCCCAGCGCATGGCGTATTGGCACGTTTTCCACGGGGGAGGCGCTCACTGTCGCCTCGAACGGAACGACTTCGCAGGAGTTGGTGCTCGATAATACGCAGTTCGGAAGCAACGTCTGTGCAGTGACATTGCTATTCGAGGGCTCGACCGGCAGTGGTGTCGCAGCCCGCGTAGCAGTGCACTTCGAGACCCCAGAGCCTGGGCTATTTACAGCACAGGTCAATAATCCAGGGCTTCGGAACGTCCTGAACTACGTTGCTTCTTCGGGGCTCGTCTCCGATCGCGACCACCTGAACGAGCGCGACCTGGAGCGACTGTGGCAGCAGGACTACATCGGTGAACCGCCTGGCATCGGCGACATCGATGCCGGCGCACTGCAGGCGGGCGGCACGCTTGGCGCACGATGCGACCCGGAGCAGGCGCCCCCAGAGGCCGGGATATCATGTCAGGCCACGGAAGACTGGACGGTTACGCCGCCGCTCATTCGCAATGCACTCAAGGGCGACATCTTTATCGTGGCGGGCTGCGGTCCGATCGGTCAGCTGTTTCGCGTACTCCTTCCGCGTCAGACATATACGCACGAAGGGATCATGACTCGTAATTACTACGCGCTCAGTCACACGACAGTTGAACCCGGACGCATAATCGACTCCGTCGGGCATGGCCTTAGGAAAAACATGGATGAAAACATACTTCGCTATGGATGGCCCGGCGCTGTTCACGCCTCCGTAAACGCTGCGTTCAACGGGCGCCCGGAGATCGATCCAGACGGGAAGGTGTGGAAAGTTAGCGGATTTCGCGCTTCTGGAACCCAGTGTCAAGGCGACGCGGCTCTCAATCCTCCGATCGTTATTCGTCCGCCGCCAGGAGCGGACTCTTCGATCCGCAGCCAGCTTCATGCTGCCGCGGATTTTGCTGCGGGCGTACAGTCACATTATCGATTCTTCGCCTACACCCAGGCAAACATCGCTTTTGGACCGGATGGCAACTTCGACGGAGGGAACTATGTCGGCCCGACGGACGGCGAGATTGCTCAGGTGTCCACTAGCTTTATCTGGCACGCGCTCAAGTCGGTCGGCGTCAATCTGGAGGGGACGAATCAACTCGAAGACGCTGACGTGAGGCGCGGGGCGGCGGCCCCTCCGACGGATGGAGGTATCGTTGATGGCCTCTATCTCTACTCTGAATCGGACCGCCGAGAAGGCGCCATGCAGATATATTCGTCGACCTACAATAGTGTCAAAGCCGCGCAGGGGGGATTTGGTGTATTTAACGTATTTACGGATCAGGCGGACGATATCGCTTCGCAGTTTACGAACTGCTTCGGGAGCGACCAATGTGGTGAAGATGGAGCCCAAAGCCGCGACTATGAAAGTCCCGGTGCCGGTGTCGCGGTGAGTCCCGACGACTTTCGGTTCTGGGATGGGCCCGACACTGGGGGGGTCTTCGGTGATGAGGAGCTCCTCATCTATCGATCGGCCGATTATCGACGAATCTATCGATGGGCCCCGTCCGGCGGTACTGGATCCGTGAGCGGAACGGTGAAGTTCGCTGACGGTACTCCGGTCCAGGGAGCGACAATCACGGTGGCGGGCAAAGACGATGGCTCGAGCGCTCTGGGTGAGTTCGACATTCGAGCAGTACCTGCAGGGATTTTCGAGGTACGTGCAGAGAAATCTGTGCTGCGCGCGGACCATTCGCAGCCATGTCCTCCGGACGGTTCCGACCTTTGCGATCACCTCATCGACGTCGAGCGAATCACGGTTGCGGCGGACGCAGATACATCCGTGGAGTTTGTTCTCGAAGTCGAGCGCGCTATCCCTCCACCGACGCTCAAGCTGCACAGTCGACGCGTCGAGTTCTCGGGGACTGCTCACCTCGTCGATCACGAGGCGGTTCGTGCCAATGAAGTGGGAGATTTTGCGCTTCTGGGAGCATGTGAGGTGAGTCCGCTCCAGCGAAGTGCCACCACGGCAATCCCGGGCACCCGCATGTGCGTGGGAGGCGAGCTGGTTGTCGAAATTATTGCCCATTGCGATATTCGAGATGATAACGAGACTGTTGACGTCACCATTGAGACTGTGATGAGGGAGGGGAGAAATTGTGGCACAAACGACGTCGCTGACCGGAAGGCAGTCGGTCCCATCGCCGCGTGCGCGGCGCCAGCGGGTTGCGGCGGCACCGTCTCGATCCATCTCTACAACGGCGAACGATTCGGCGGCGATACTGCAGACATTCAGCTCGCGTTTCGGAACGTTTCAGGCGCGCAAGAAATTACGCTCCCGAATGTGAGGCCGGAAAACATGCGTCGTGTGACGCTTTCGGGTGACATAGAGATCGAGGACGACGATGTCTTCGATCTGGAGAGCGACCGTTTCGTGCTCGGTGAGGAGTGTCTTGTCGATCCGTACCATCGTGAGGACACGGTTTCTTGGTCCCGGTGCGTTGCCGGCGAAGTGCGCCTCGAGATCGACATTGATTGTGAGCTTATGTACGACAATGTGGGTGTGAATGCCGATGTGCATGCTAGATTGTATGAAGGAGTGAGCTGTGGCTCCGATGACGAGGATGGCAATCAGAACCGCAGCTTCGTCGTGGCGCCGTGTGATGGAAGCTGCGTGCCGGTCACCTCCGACTTTAAAGTGGAAAATACTGACGAGAGAGGTGACTGGGCGCGCGTCGTGCTCAGGATGGTGAATGAGCGGCGCTAG
- a CDS encoding CAP domain-containing protein has protein sequence MSCPTSTFEPKFPIEASPSLGCTARRQAEDMSIRGFFSHRNPDGDGPLERAGQAGFRGIVGENLAWGQATVADVISAWLASPEHCEAMASDRYRLGGAGRAVSARGRNYWTLMLGAEGQASGP, from the coding sequence ATGTCGTGCCCCACCTCAACATTCGAGCCAAAATTCCCGATTGAGGCGTCACCAAGTCTGGGTTGTACTGCGCGGCGTCAGGCCGAGGACATGTCGATCCGCGGCTTCTTCTCCCACCGGAACCCCGACGGGGATGGTCCGCTCGAGCGAGCAGGTCAAGCAGGTTTTCGCGGTATCGTCGGCGAGAACCTAGCGTGGGGACAGGCCACGGTAGCCGACGTCATCTCCGCATGGCTCGCGAGCCCGGAACATTGCGAAGCGATGGCATCCGACAGGTACCGGCTCGGGGGTGCTGGGCGCGCAGTCAGCGCGAGGGGCCGGAACTACTGGACGCTTATGCTTGGAGCGGAGGGACAAGCCTCTGGCCCCTAG